The Vicia villosa cultivar HV-30 ecotype Madison, WI linkage group LG1, Vvil1.0, whole genome shotgun sequence genome includes a region encoding these proteins:
- the LOC131606230 gene encoding 14 kDa proline-rich protein DC2.15-like, with product MASKVAIILALNILFFTAVTSNYVPCPPPPTKDHNHSHPKNPTCPRDTIKFGVCADVLGLINVELGKPPKTPCCSLIDGLANLEAAVCLCTALKANVLGINLNLPINLSLILNYCGKGVPKKFVCA from the coding sequence ATGGCTTCCAAGGTTGCTATAATCCTTGCCCTCAACATCCTCTTTTTCACTGCTGTAACCTCCAACTATGTTCCATGTCCACCACCACCCACAAAAGACCACAATCACTCACATCCAAAGAACCCAACATGTCCTAGAGACACAATTAAGTTTGGTGTGTGTGCTGATGTATTAGGTTTGATTAATGTTGAACTTGGTAAGCCACCAAAGACACCATGCTGTTCTCTCATTGATGGTCTTGCTAATCTTGAAGCTGCTGTCTGTCTTTGCACTGCTCTTAAGGCTAATGTCTTAGGCATTAACCTTAATCTTCCTATTAATTTGAGCTTGATACTTAATTACTGTGGAAAGGGAGTTCCAAAGAAGTTCGTTTGCGCTTAA